CCGAAATGCGCCGCCAGCCCGCACGCCCTCATTCGGCCGCTTTTCCCGCAGGCGGTCTGCGCGGGACGCGTCCGGACGCTGCTCAATGCGCCCACGCGGACGGGGCGAGAGAACCCCTATAAGATGGCCATCGCCTTGATAGACAGCCTCAAACCGGGCGACGTCGCGATCGCCACGGCGACCAAGCCGCTCGAGACCGGCATCATGGGCGAGCTCTCGGCCACGGCTATGCGCAAACGCGGCGCCCGCGGCTGCCTAGTGGACGGCTACACGCGGGACGCCCGCAAGATCATCGGGATGCAGTTCCCCGTCTTCGCCAAGGGCATCTCGCCGATCGACACGACGGACCGGGCTTCGGTCATCGAGATCGACGGTCCGGTGCTCTTCGCCGGCCGCCGCGTTCGGCCGGGACAGATCGTCTTCGCCGATCTCGACGGCATCGTCTTCATCCCCAAGGAGGCCGAGAAGGAGGCCATCCAGGAGGCCGTCCGCCGGGTCCGGGACGAGTCGAAGGTCCGCAAGGCCCTGGGCGGCGGCAAGACGATGCGCGACGTCTGGGACAAATATCATGTCCTGTAAGCACGGAGCTTAACGATGAAGAAGAGAATCGCCGCCGCCGCGCTCGCCATCTTGGCCGTGTCCGGGCTCCAGGCCGCCGTTTCGCGGCGCGCGCTCGAGCCTTATGTCTATAAAGAGAACTTCGAATCCCGGGAGCTCAACGCCTGGGCCTCCTACCCGCTCTGGCAGGATACGGCCTTCGATCCGAATATCAGGCCGGACATGATCGTCGCCGGCAACCCGAACTTTTCGCTCGTCGAGCGCGTCACTCCCTATGCGCCCGTTGCAAGCTACGCCGGAGCCCAGAAGGCCCTGGATGCCTGGTTCGGGCCGGGCTCGTCGGTGAGCCTGAAGATCTACCTCAAGACGGAGCTTCCGGCCGAGTTCGTCAAGATCCGATTGGCCGCCGGCGAGAAGGGAGCCATGGACTTCACCGTCGCCGGCCCGCGGACCAATGCCTGGTTGCCCCTGACCGCGACCTATGAGGATTTCATCAAGGAAAATCCGGCCCTTCAAGGGGGCGATTTCCAAATCCACGGCTTGGCCGTCCTGGTCAAATTCCCCAAGGGCGATCCGGCCATGCCCATTTATTTCGGACTCGACGACATCATCGTCAAAGCCGAAAAGGGAGCCTCCTTCCGATTCGCCGAGCCGGCCGTCGACACGCTTTCCGAGTGGAAGCCTTCCATCCCGAGAAAGCCTTATCTGACCGGCGATACACTTGTCGTTCGCGGACAATGGCCGTTCGATGCGCAGCGTGTCGGGCTCACGCTTACGGATTTTGCGGAGGGTAAGAAGAGCCTTTATGCCGGCGATCTAGTGCGCAAGGACGGCGAATGGCGCGGTGCGGTCAAGCTGGCTTTCCCGCCTGGCCTCTACAGCGGCCGGTTGACGGCCTATGCGGGGGCGGAGCCGATCGCCGAGTCCGAATTCACGGTTCACATCGTCCCCGCCGGAACGGGCGGGAAACACCCCCGCCTCTGGTTCGATGGGAGCTCGGTGACCAAGGTCAAGGCTAGGCTTGCCGAGGACCGATTCAAGGCGGTCCGCGACGGCATCCTGGCCGATCTCAAGGATAGCCGCGAGAAGCTTTTCCCGGACAAAGTCGTCTTCGATGTCGACGCCTTCCCGGCCGACGAGCCGCTCATCGGCAATGTGCCGCGCTCCATCTATCCCTGGTTCACCCGCATCACCGCTTGGGAAAAAGCCCTCCGCTCGAGCGCCCTGGCTTACGCCCTGTGCGGCGACGAGGAGGCGGGGGCCTACGGCAAGGCCGTTCTGCTCAAGCTGTGCGCTTTCCCCAGTTGGGTCCATCCGTGGTTCGAGACGCGAGGCCAGCACATCTACTATCCCGTCGGCGAATTGAGCATGGAAGCGGCTCTGGCCTACGACCTCTTCTACGGGCTGATGAGCGAACCGGAGCGGCGAGCCTGCCGCGACGCCTTCCTGCGAAATATGATCCTGGGCTGCCACCGGGGCTATGTCGAGGACAACCTGGTCACGAGCAGTACCTC
This genomic interval from Candidatus Aminicenantes bacterium contains the following:
- a CDS encoding RraA family protein; translation: MKFAGDLDLFAFMERTFYSGAISDILDGMGFPKCAASPHALIRPLFPQAVCAGRVRTLLNAPTRTGRENPYKMAIALIDSLKPGDVAIATATKPLETGIMGELSATAMRKRGARGCLVDGYTRDARKIIGMQFPVFAKGISPIDTTDRASVIEIDGPVLFAGRRVRPGQIVFADLDGIVFIPKEAEKEAIQEAVRRVRDESKVRKALGGGKTMRDVWDKYHVL